The Vibrio tubiashii ATCC 19109 genome has a segment encoding these proteins:
- the aspA gene encoding aspartate ammonia-lyase: protein MATLTETSQVANQATRIEEDLLGERHVPADAYYGIHTLRAIENFNISNMTISDVPEFVRGMVMTKKAAALANKELGVIPKDVANYIIEACDLILETGKCMDQFPSDVFQGGAGTSVNMNTNEVIANVALELMGKEKGQYDIVNPNDHVNKSQSTNCAYPTGFRIAVYNSVAKLIEAIEYLKGAFELKSQEFKDVLKMGRTQLQDAVPMTVGQEFHAWAVTLNEEIRALEYTSKLLLEINLGATAIGTGLNAAQGYQASAVKHLAEVTGLEVVPAEDLIEATSDCGAYVMTHGALKRLAVKLSKICNDLRLLSSGPRSGLNELNLPELQAGSSIMPAKVNPVVPEVVNQVCFKVLGNDNTISFAAEGGQLQLNVMEPVIAQSMFESISILSNACVNLRDKCIDGITVNKETCESYVYNSIGIVTYLNPYIGHHEGDIVGKICAETGKSVREVVLERGLLTEEELDEILCVENFMHPTYKAKRYE from the coding sequence CCCGTATCGAAGAAGACTTACTCGGCGAGCGCCACGTACCAGCTGACGCTTACTACGGCATTCATACTCTTCGCGCGATTGAAAACTTCAATATTTCTAACATGACCATCTCTGACGTACCTGAATTTGTACGCGGTATGGTGATGACAAAGAAAGCCGCTGCACTAGCAAACAAAGAGCTAGGTGTTATCCCTAAAGATGTTGCTAACTACATCATCGAAGCGTGTGATTTGATCCTTGAAACAGGTAAGTGCATGGATCAGTTCCCATCAGACGTATTCCAAGGTGGTGCAGGTACTTCAGTCAACATGAACACCAACGAAGTGATTGCTAACGTTGCTCTTGAACTAATGGGCAAAGAGAAAGGTCAGTACGACATCGTTAACCCGAACGATCACGTAAACAAGAGCCAATCAACGAACTGTGCATACCCTACTGGCTTCCGTATTGCGGTATACAACAGCGTAGCGAAGCTGATTGAAGCGATTGAATACCTAAAAGGTGCCTTTGAGCTTAAGAGCCAAGAGTTTAAAGATGTATTGAAGATGGGTCGTACTCAGCTTCAAGACGCAGTGCCAATGACAGTCGGTCAAGAGTTCCATGCTTGGGCAGTTACTCTAAACGAAGAAATTCGTGCGCTTGAGTACACATCAAAACTACTACTAGAAATCAACCTAGGTGCAACAGCAATTGGCACAGGCCTAAACGCTGCACAAGGTTACCAAGCATCAGCTGTGAAACACCTAGCAGAAGTAACAGGTCTAGAAGTGGTTCCTGCAGAAGACTTAATCGAAGCAACGTCTGACTGTGGCGCATACGTAATGACGCACGGCGCACTAAAACGTCTAGCGGTTAAACTGTCTAAGATCTGTAATGACCTGCGTCTGCTTTCATCTGGTCCTCGTTCAGGTCTAAACGAACTGAACCTGCCAGAACTTCAAGCAGGCTCGTCAATCATGCCTGCGAAAGTAAACCCAGTAGTTCCTGAAGTAGTTAACCAAGTTTGTTTCAAAGTGCTAGGTAACGACAACACTATCTCGTTTGCAGCAGAAGGTGGTCAGCTTCAGCTTAACGTGATGGAACCTGTGATTGCACAAAGCATGTTTGAGTCTATCTCAATCCTATCCAACGCATGTGTCAACCTGCGTGACAAGTGTATCGATGGCATCACAGTCAACAAAGAGACGTGTGAAAGCTATGTCTACAACTCTATCGGTATCGTGACTTACCTAAACCCTTACATCGGCCACCACGAAGGTGACATCGTTGGTAAGATCTGTGCAGAAACAGGTAAAAGTGTTCGTGAAGTCGTGCTTGAGCGCGGTCTGCTAACCGAAGAAGAGCTTGATGAAATTCTTTGTGTTGAAAACTTTATGCACCCAACGTATAAAGCGAAACGCTACGAATAA